A window of Raineyella sp. W15-4 contains these coding sequences:
- a CDS encoding ABC transporter ATP-binding protein, with translation MTPSDPPAIRLTDFAWKYQGAREFALSGVDLTIRAGEFVGVVGPNEAGKTTLVQAIKGIIPSCHNGVLRGSVEVFGREAKDLSATEAAATVGMVFADPDAQFTSMSVEEEITFGLENLGVPVGEILTRLDEVAALTDLADLLEKSPHELSGGQKQRVAIAGVLAMRPRILILDEPTSMLDPRSKTSVYRLLTELKERLNLTVIVVEHSLERLVDVCDRLLLVSAGSIRVDAPTREFFGRLDAADRRSIRVPATVGFLERVRRAGGLPAEGDTPVTLGDVSSAARSLASSGALA, from the coding sequence ATGACACCCTCCGACCCACCAGCCATCCGGCTCACCGACTTCGCCTGGAAGTACCAGGGCGCCAGGGAATTCGCGCTCAGCGGCGTCGACCTCACCATCCGCGCGGGGGAATTCGTCGGCGTCGTCGGCCCCAACGAGGCCGGCAAGACCACCCTGGTCCAGGCCATCAAGGGGATCATCCCCAGCTGCCACAACGGGGTCCTGCGCGGCAGCGTCGAGGTCTTCGGCCGTGAGGCCAAGGACCTGTCCGCCACCGAGGCCGCCGCCACCGTCGGGATGGTCTTCGCCGATCCCGACGCCCAGTTCACCTCGATGAGTGTCGAGGAGGAGATCACCTTCGGTCTGGAGAACCTCGGAGTGCCGGTCGGCGAGATCCTCACCCGCCTCGACGAGGTGGCTGCGCTCACCGACCTGGCGGATCTGCTGGAGAAGTCACCGCACGAGCTGTCCGGCGGCCAGAAGCAGCGGGTGGCCATCGCCGGCGTGCTGGCGATGCGGCCGCGGATCCTCATCCTCGACGAGCCCACCTCGATGCTCGACCCGCGCTCCAAGACGAGCGTCTACCGCCTGCTCACCGAGCTGAAGGAACGGCTCAATCTCACCGTCATCGTCGTCGAGCACAGCCTGGAGCGGCTGGTCGATGTCTGCGACCGGCTGCTGTTGGTCTCCGCGGGAAGCATCCGTGTCGACGCTCCCACCCGGGAGTTCTTCGGCCGCCTCGACGCCGCCGATCGTCGCAGCATCCGGGTACCCGCCACCGTCGGCTTCCTGGAGCGGGTGCGCCGCGCCGGCGGTCTGCCGGCCGAGGGTGACACTCCGGTGACCCTCGGCGACGTGTCCTCCGCCGCCCGATCCCTTGCCTCGTCAGGAGCCCTGGCATGA
- a CDS encoding N-acyl-D-amino-acid deacylase family protein → MEAQTVVRGAEVVTPTEVRRADVAVSDGIITAVAPELLMDSVGEEIDGRGLLLVPGFVDMHAHSALHAFDEPEMTAKIGQGFTTELVCLDGLGPAPVSDEVRDGRRRYLAALEPSRNAPWDWHSLADYLQSLQDARPATSMAACVPHSAVREVVMGGVDRRPAAREIRDMQALVAAGCEAGARAVSFGMIYAPGLFADTAELTAVAAVAARYDVPLVPHVRNEADGIVDSIREFVQVAERTGAPLHVSHLKLIGNAHRFHDLMDLLEAASGRIRLSVDQYPYGAGSTVLSALLPPHALAGGPAAVLDRLASRTEWRRLAHDMWHGLPGWENLFASCGPENIVITQAATPWGHTVGRTVAEVAEANGEDPALTVLRVLADTNLDAGMIDHYSSEQVVRDIYRESGSLVGTDGVFNPHPHPRLYGTAGRFLGRFAIEEGIVDVVDAVRRMTTEPARILGLADRGAIVPGLRADLVLLDPTTFRDRSTYQNPIALPDGVECVIVGGQIARRSGRSTGTRTGSVVRTAPVGAR, encoded by the coding sequence GTGGAAGCCCAGACAGTCGTCAGGGGGGCCGAGGTCGTGACCCCGACCGAGGTGCGCCGTGCCGACGTCGCGGTCAGCGACGGGATCATCACTGCGGTCGCGCCCGAGCTCCTGATGGACAGCGTGGGTGAGGAGATCGACGGCCGAGGGCTGCTGCTCGTCCCCGGTTTCGTGGACATGCACGCGCACAGTGCGCTGCATGCCTTCGACGAGCCCGAGATGACCGCCAAGATCGGTCAGGGCTTCACCACCGAGCTCGTCTGTCTGGACGGCCTCGGCCCCGCCCCGGTGTCCGATGAGGTCCGTGACGGTCGCCGCCGCTACCTGGCGGCGCTCGAGCCGAGCCGCAACGCCCCGTGGGACTGGCACAGCCTGGCCGACTACCTGCAGTCGCTGCAGGATGCCCGTCCGGCCACGAGCATGGCCGCCTGCGTCCCGCACAGCGCCGTCCGGGAGGTCGTCATGGGCGGTGTCGACCGCCGCCCCGCCGCCCGGGAGATCCGGGACATGCAGGCCCTGGTCGCCGCGGGCTGCGAGGCCGGTGCGCGGGCCGTGTCGTTCGGCATGATCTACGCCCCAGGGCTGTTCGCCGACACCGCGGAGCTGACCGCGGTCGCCGCGGTCGCCGCTCGCTACGACGTCCCGCTGGTTCCGCACGTGCGCAATGAGGCCGACGGGATCGTCGACTCGATCCGTGAGTTCGTCCAGGTGGCGGAGCGCACCGGGGCGCCGCTCCACGTCTCCCACCTCAAGCTGATCGGCAATGCCCATCGTTTCCACGACCTGATGGACCTGCTCGAGGCGGCTTCGGGTCGGATCCGGCTCAGTGTCGACCAGTACCCGTACGGGGCCGGAAGCACCGTCCTGTCCGCCTTGCTGCCCCCTCACGCGTTGGCGGGCGGACCGGCGGCGGTGCTCGATCGGCTGGCCAGCCGCACCGAGTGGCGTCGGCTGGCCCACGACATGTGGCACGGCCTGCCCGGCTGGGAGAACCTCTTCGCCTCCTGTGGCCCGGAGAACATCGTCATCACCCAGGCCGCCACGCCATGGGGACACACGGTCGGTCGTACGGTTGCCGAGGTCGCCGAGGCGAATGGCGAGGACCCGGCCCTGACCGTGCTGCGGGTCCTGGCGGACACGAACCTCGACGCCGGGATGATCGACCACTACTCGAGCGAGCAGGTCGTCCGCGACATCTATCGCGAGTCCGGCTCCCTGGTGGGCACCGACGGCGTGTTCAATCCGCACCCGCACCCGCGCCTCTACGGGACAGCGGGCCGGTTCCTCGGTCGCTTCGCGATCGAGGAGGGCATCGTCGACGTTGTCGACGCCGTCCGCAGGATGACCACCGAGCCGGCCCGCATCCTCGGGCTGGCGGATCGCGGCGCGATCGTCCCCGGGCTGCGCGCCGACCTGGTGCTGCTCGACCCGACCACGTTCCGGGACCGATCCACCTACCAGAACCCGATCGCCCTCCCCGATGGCGTGGAGTGCGTGATCGTGGGCGGGCAGATCGCTCGTCGCAGCGGACGCAGCACCGGCACCCGCACCGGCTCCGTTGTCCGTACCGCCCCCGTCGGCGCCCGCTGA
- a CDS encoding energy-coupling factor transporter transmembrane component T produces MTTTVQDATARAATTPAPPEVARPRGRAMRKTIVGYIPSRSPIYRLHPASRLVLYLVTSVIPLFIEAPEINLLVVAMTLVLFRFANVRMTRLKMFVPMFLTVFVILGLTYTLFPRETGPGGGTVLFSIGPVTGYFESLMWALATYCRIIALVLASIFYFSTNRESDILVGLRTLGVPFVVSYFVGLTLRSVGIFLEDYAVIKEAEIARGLDTRNLGLVGKVKHFAMNLVPLFTLSIRRSEDISIGLHAKGTSLAGRVGGARRPDYLRSRFVMNPRDWVLVVALVLALVGVATLRFTTPWLGLVRSATYAALSGLL; encoded by the coding sequence ATGACCACCACGGTGCAGGACGCCACGGCGCGCGCTGCGACGACCCCCGCTCCACCCGAGGTCGCACGTCCCCGCGGCCGGGCGATGCGCAAGACGATCGTCGGCTACATCCCGTCCCGCTCGCCCATCTACCGACTGCACCCGGCCTCCCGGCTGGTCCTCTACCTGGTGACTTCGGTGATTCCGCTCTTCATCGAGGCGCCGGAGATCAACCTGCTCGTCGTCGCGATGACCCTGGTCCTCTTCCGCTTCGCGAACGTCCGGATGACCAGGCTGAAGATGTTCGTGCCGATGTTCCTCACCGTCTTCGTGATCCTCGGCCTCACCTACACTCTCTTTCCGCGGGAGACGGGCCCCGGCGGCGGCACGGTGCTCTTCAGCATCGGCCCGGTGACGGGCTACTTCGAGTCCCTGATGTGGGCTTTAGCCACCTACTGCCGGATCATCGCGCTCGTCCTTGCCTCGATCTTCTACTTCTCCACCAACCGCGAGTCCGACATCCTGGTCGGCCTGCGCACCCTGGGCGTGCCCTTCGTGGTCTCCTACTTCGTCGGCCTGACCCTGCGCTCGGTCGGGATCTTCCTCGAGGACTACGCAGTGATCAAGGAGGCCGAGATCGCCCGTGGTCTCGACACCCGCAACCTCGGCCTCGTCGGCAAGGTCAAGCACTTCGCCATGAACCTGGTCCCGCTCTTCACCCTTTCCATCCGGCGCAGTGAGGACATCAGCATCGGCCTGCACGCCAAGGGCACCTCCCTCGCCGGCCGGGTGGGCGGCGCCCGCCGCCCCGACTACCTGCGGTCGAGATTCGTGATGAACCCTCGGGACTGGGTGCTGGTCGTCGCCCTGGTGCTCGCCCTGGTCGGGGTGGCGACCCTGCGTTTCACCACACCGTGGCTGGGACTGGTCCGGTCCGCCACGTACGCGGCCCTGTCCGGCCTGCTCTGA
- a CDS encoding GntR family transcriptional regulator — protein sequence MQTEIKDAILADFILSGKVAPGDRLPSEAELGDIFGASRVTVRAALQSLRDQGYIRIARGSGSHVLPRPDMVRSGLDRLVSFDTFARQAGHQMGTADIELGVAPPGDQVVHDFVNDKGKPILRVSRTKVLDGHRCAFVVDHVPASVLPLDVLRERFRGSVLDLLLDTPGAAAYSECTITPTVAEASLAAILDVDLGAPLLQLSEHTCSADGRLVNRSESWFDPAYFEFHLRRRRDE from the coding sequence TTGCAGACCGAGATCAAGGACGCGATCCTCGCGGATTTCATCCTGTCCGGGAAGGTGGCCCCCGGGGACCGTCTCCCCTCCGAGGCCGAGCTGGGGGACATCTTCGGAGCCTCCCGGGTGACGGTCCGGGCCGCGCTGCAGAGTCTGCGTGACCAGGGGTACATCCGGATCGCCCGCGGCTCCGGATCGCACGTGTTGCCCCGCCCTGACATGGTCCGCTCCGGGCTGGACCGGCTGGTCTCCTTCGACACCTTCGCGCGGCAGGCGGGTCATCAGATGGGCACGGCCGACATCGAGCTCGGGGTGGCCCCTCCGGGTGATCAGGTGGTCCACGATTTCGTCAATGACAAGGGAAAACCCATCCTCCGTGTGTCCCGCACGAAGGTCCTGGACGGACATCGTTGCGCCTTCGTCGTCGACCACGTGCCGGCCTCGGTCCTCCCGCTGGACGTGCTTCGCGAGCGTTTCCGGGGGTCGGTGCTGGACCTCCTGCTGGACACTCCCGGAGCGGCCGCCTACTCCGAGTGCACCATCACCCCGACCGTCGCGGAGGCCTCCCTGGCGGCGATCCTCGACGTGGACCTGGGGGCCCCGCTGCTGCAGCTCAGCGAACACACCTGCAGCGCCGACGGTCGGCTGGTGAACCGTAGCGAGTCCTGGTTCGACCCCGCGTACTTCGAATTCCATCTGCGGCGTCGACGGGACGAATGA
- a CDS encoding MASE1 domain-containing protein encodes MSTTNETIDPTTATSTSVWDVEPGEIRTPGLPHFVMTALFTGIGVVVGTFGSLAIPLGYITAFWPGQAIQSVGGIWYGGWGGIAGAVFPLISNAISGAAPLPVSLAYIPGNLAQAIVGGIAFRLLKADPRLRTGKDWAVFTVFGIILSNAIGAAWGSGVLLLFGLISADAFPVTFIGWFLGNSIASWVLGVVMLKYISPIVLRSKTFVKRVWA; translated from the coding sequence ATGAGCACCACCAACGAGACCATCGACCCGACCACCGCGACCAGCACCTCGGTGTGGGACGTCGAGCCCGGCGAGATCCGTACGCCAGGTCTGCCTCACTTCGTCATGACGGCGTTGTTCACCGGGATCGGTGTCGTCGTCGGAACCTTCGGCAGCCTGGCCATCCCGCTCGGCTACATCACCGCGTTCTGGCCGGGCCAGGCCATCCAGAGCGTCGGCGGCATCTGGTACGGCGGCTGGGGCGGCATCGCCGGTGCCGTCTTCCCGCTGATCTCCAACGCCATCTCCGGTGCAGCACCCCTGCCGGTCTCGCTCGCCTACATCCCGGGCAACCTCGCCCAGGCGATCGTCGGCGGCATCGCCTTCCGGCTGCTCAAGGCCGACCCGCGCCTGCGCACCGGCAAGGACTGGGCGGTCTTCACCGTCTTCGGCATCATCCTCTCCAACGCCATCGGTGCGGCCTGGGGCAGCGGCGTGCTGCTCCTCTTCGGGTTGATCTCCGCGGATGCCTTCCCGGTGACCTTCATCGGCTGGTTCCTGGGCAACTCCATCGCCTCCTGGGTGCTCGGCGTGGTGATGCTCAAGTACATCTCCCCGATCGTGTTGCGCTCCAAGACCTTCGTGAAGCGCGTCTGGGCCTGA
- a CDS encoding Zn-dependent hydrolase, which produces MTTTTDPSSTIGELTIDGDRLWDSLAALGGIGAYDDVATGLVGVRRLALTDADRDGRDLVVGWFRDAGLEVRQDAIGNVFARRAGSEPDLAPVMIGSHLDSVATAGRFDGCLGVLGGLEVVRTLDDAGISTRRPIEVCFFTEEEGARFGTDMLGSAVAAGRIDLTDAYALTDRDGASIGEELVRLGQVGAGPVPMPRPPHAYLECHIEQGPILADHDRQVGVVLGVQAINWWEITISGRAAHAGTTPRGLRRNASLAAALITVHADEMAASGDYGRLLTTVGRFEVRPNLVNIVPALALLTVDLRNPDADALDRARTDLRACVDSIAERTGTTITVRETAHTAPVDFSPTMIDLVEATADRLGLSHARITSGAGHDAGEIAAIAPAGMIFVPGLYEGISHNPREYSTPEACTDGINVLLHCVLACAEQ; this is translated from the coding sequence ATGACCACCACGACCGATCCCTCGTCGACCATCGGCGAGCTGACCATCGACGGCGACCGCCTCTGGGACAGCCTTGCCGCGTTGGGTGGCATCGGGGCGTACGACGACGTCGCCACCGGCCTGGTCGGCGTCCGCCGCCTCGCCCTGACCGACGCCGACCGGGACGGCCGGGACCTCGTGGTGGGCTGGTTCCGTGACGCCGGCCTGGAGGTCCGCCAGGACGCCATCGGCAACGTCTTCGCCCGCAGGGCGGGCAGCGAGCCTGATCTCGCGCCGGTGATGATCGGCTCGCACCTCGACTCGGTGGCGACGGCAGGCCGCTTCGACGGCTGCCTCGGCGTGCTCGGGGGCCTGGAAGTGGTCCGGACTCTGGATGACGCCGGCATCAGCACCCGCCGCCCGATCGAGGTGTGCTTCTTCACCGAGGAGGAGGGGGCGCGCTTCGGCACGGACATGCTGGGCAGCGCGGTGGCCGCCGGCCGGATCGACCTGACCGACGCGTACGCCCTGACCGACCGTGACGGTGCAAGCATCGGCGAGGAGTTGGTCCGACTCGGCCAGGTCGGTGCCGGGCCGGTCCCGATGCCGCGCCCGCCGCACGCCTACCTGGAGTGCCACATCGAGCAGGGCCCGATCCTCGCCGACCACGATCGGCAGGTCGGGGTCGTGCTCGGGGTCCAGGCGATCAACTGGTGGGAGATCACCATCAGCGGCCGCGCCGCCCACGCCGGCACCACGCCGCGTGGACTGCGTCGCAACGCCTCCCTGGCCGCTGCGTTGATCACCGTGCACGCCGACGAGATGGCAGCCTCCGGCGACTACGGCCGGCTGCTGACCACGGTGGGCCGCTTCGAGGTGCGCCCCAATCTGGTCAACATCGTCCCTGCCCTCGCCCTGCTGACCGTCGACCTGCGCAATCCGGATGCCGATGCCCTCGATCGGGCCCGTACCGACCTGCGCGCCTGTGTCGACAGCATCGCGGAACGCACCGGCACCACGATCACCGTGCGGGAGACGGCACACACCGCCCCGGTGGATTTCTCCCCCACCATGATCGACCTGGTCGAAGCCACTGCCGATCGCCTCGGGCTGTCCCACGCGCGGATCACCTCGGGCGCCGGCCACGATGCCGGCGAGATCGCGGCCATCGCACCGGCCGGGATGATCTTCGTCCCCGGACTGTACGAGGGGATCAGCCACAACCCGCGGGAGTACTCCACGCCGGAGGCGTGCACCGACGGCATCAACGTCCTGCTGCACTGCGTGCTGGCCTGCGCGGAGCAGTGA
- a CDS encoding diaminopropionate ammonia-lyase, whose translation MPTSTETRIVRNPLVDRAAVPAADDRSAAFHRQLPGWAPTPLQAAPTAALALGVASVQVKDESSRLAMPSFKILGASWASYRALLAHLGDDAPTGEVTLAELRSALGPRPVTLVAATDGNHGRAVARMASLLGLAAIILVPRDMVTARREAIRAEGADLRVVDGGYDDAIDASAALADAEHVVISDTSWEGYTEVPRWVIDGYGTLTGEILTDLELITPTVVAAQIGVGAFAAAIARGFAGGPARLLVGVEPTLADCVTVSIAQGHPVTIPGPQNSSMAGLNCGTPSVTAWADVSRGFDTFVTVDDSDTEDAMRLLAADGIASGESGAAGLAGLLRHREGLGLGPDDHVLVVSTEGPTDPVNYERVCGFAPVSHLEEA comes from the coding sequence ATGCCCACCAGCACCGAGACCAGGATCGTCCGCAACCCCCTCGTCGACCGCGCGGCAGTGCCCGCTGCCGACGACCGCAGCGCCGCTTTCCACCGGCAGCTGCCGGGATGGGCACCGACCCCGCTGCAGGCCGCACCGACAGCGGCGCTGGCCCTCGGCGTCGCCTCGGTGCAGGTGAAGGACGAGTCGAGCCGGCTGGCGATGCCCTCCTTCAAGATTCTCGGTGCCTCCTGGGCCAGCTACCGGGCACTGCTCGCCCACCTCGGCGACGACGCTCCGACCGGGGAGGTCACCCTCGCGGAACTCAGGTCCGCGCTGGGGCCGCGCCCGGTCACACTGGTCGCCGCGACCGACGGCAACCACGGTCGGGCCGTCGCCCGGATGGCTTCCCTGCTGGGTCTGGCTGCGATCATCCTGGTCCCCCGGGACATGGTCACGGCCCGACGCGAAGCGATCCGGGCGGAGGGCGCGGACCTGCGGGTCGTGGACGGCGGCTACGACGACGCCATCGACGCCAGCGCAGCCCTGGCCGACGCCGAGCACGTGGTCATCTCCGACACCTCGTGGGAGGGCTACACCGAGGTCCCGCGGTGGGTGATCGACGGCTACGGCACTCTCACCGGCGAGATCCTCACCGACCTGGAATTGATCACGCCGACGGTTGTCGCGGCCCAGATCGGCGTCGGGGCCTTCGCGGCAGCCATCGCGCGGGGTTTCGCGGGTGGCCCTGCCCGGCTGCTCGTCGGGGTCGAACCGACCCTCGCGGACTGCGTCACGGTGAGCATCGCCCAGGGCCACCCCGTGACGATCCCGGGCCCGCAGAATTCATCCATGGCCGGGCTGAATTGCGGTACGCCGTCGGTCACCGCCTGGGCCGACGTGTCGCGGGGCTTTGATACCTTCGTCACCGTCGACGACAGCGACACCGAGGACGCCATGCGTCTGCTCGCCGCTGACGGCATCGCCTCCGGCGAGAGCGGCGCCGCCGGTCTCGCCGGACTCCTGCGGCACCGCGAGGGTCTGGGCCTCGGTCCGGACGACCACGTCCTCGTCGTGTCGACCGAGGGCCCCACCGATCCCGTCAACTACGAGCGGGTCTGCGGCTTCGCACCCGTCTCCCACCTGGAGGAAGCATGA